Proteins encoded in a region of the Rutidosis leptorrhynchoides isolate AG116_Rl617_1_P2 chromosome 9, CSIRO_AGI_Rlap_v1, whole genome shotgun sequence genome:
- the LOC139865771 gene encoding LEAF RUST 10 DISEASE-RESISTANCEUS RECEPTOR-LIKE PROTEIN KINASE-like 1.2, translating into MNPHTSILLIAIAFHLIIVIRCQETVPYNDCQPLQCGTVTIDYPFWGSTRPNYCGYDLPDFQITCQSNVTELTFDSVDYRVLDTDSTTQTITVARNDLWVNNCPRLLYNTTYNSSFYNGDNFNQQNVSIYYNCSTTIPVVQQTVGSFQCNVNGTQIDNYFGRTSSTVSGGWLEYVVRCENHIDVPVNQTWADQFAVAGTATEEELRSALMAGFKLEWTANNDECNQCVKSGGRCGSNSTSPELFACYCANGNFSLTCNNTKNRSGGGSKSSSSLPIVLAIVGAVIAGVGIVLAIFVCRRRRKRRAIKEASPAQTETKAILTKVSSKGLTSDNSDFTSSIPSYPSSKTSKDFTKSSYFGAQIFTYEELLVATDNFNESRVLGDGGFGAVYYGKLLDGQEVAVKRLYENNFKRVEQFMNEVEILSKMEHENLVKLYGCTSKRSRELVLVYEYISNGTVADHLHGKLSNTSSSLFSWPVRLNIAIETADALAHLHKSDIIHRDVKTNNILLDKSFRVKVADFGLSRLFPNDATHVSTAPQGTPGYVDPEYYQCYQLTDKSDVYSFGVVLIELISSLQAVDTNRHRLDINLANMAMTKIQNHQLDELVDKSIGFETNSSVRRMVTLVAELAFRCLQQQKEMRPSMNEVLEALRGIQNDQLNVQKPEVLDIVVDDGGLLKDHNTEPSSPNFGITNKLVESSVTNSSDGV; encoded by the exons ATGAACCCCCATACATCAATCCTCTTAATCGCCATCGCGTTCCATCTAATAATCGTCATCCGATGCCAAGAAACCGTACCGTACAACGATTGCCAGCCACTCCAGTGTGGAACTGTTACAATTGACTACCCGTTCTGGGGATCAACCCGCCCGAATTATTGCGGTTATGACTTACCTGATTTTCAAATAACTTGCCAATCTAATGTCACCGAACTCACTTTCGACTCGGTAGACTATCGAGTTCTCGATACCGATAGCACTACACAAACGATCACCGTTGCTAGAAACGATCTGTGGGTCAATAATTGTCCTAGACTGCTCTACAACACAACTTACAACTCTTCGTTTTACAACGGTGATAATTTTAATCAGCAGAACGTATCTATATATTACAATTGTAGTACAACTATACCCGTTGTGCAACAGACGGTTGGTAGTTTTCAGTGCAATGTGAATGGCACCCAAATTGATAATTATTTCGGGAGAACAAGTTCAACCGTTTCTGGTGGTTGGTTAGAGTACGTGGTGCGATGCGAAAATCATATAGATGTACCTGTGAATCAAACATGGGCTGATCAATTTGCTGTAGCTGGTACTGCTACAGAGGAGGAATTGAGGTCAGCTTTGATGGCTGGTTTTAAGCTTGAGTGGACTGCGAATAACGACGAGTGTAATCAGTGTGTGAAGTCGGGGGGAAGATGTGGGTCCAACTCGACTTCACCCGAGCTGTTTGCTTGCTACTGTGCAAACGGGAACTTTTCATTAACTTGTAACAATACAAAAAACAGAAGTGGAG GGGGATCAAAGAGTAGCAGCTCTCTACCTATAG TACTTGCGATTGTTGGAGCGGTTATTGCTGGTGTTGGCATCGTATTGGCGATCTTTGTTTGCAGACGAAGGAGGAAAAGGCGTGCGATCAAAGAAGCATCACCTGCCCAAACTGAAACCAAAGCTATTTTGACTAAGGTTTCAAGCAAAGGACTAACTAGTGACAATTCTGATTTCACTTCCAGCATCCCTTCATATCCTTCGTCAAAAACATCCAAAGATTTCACAAAAAGCTCGTATTTCGGAGCTCAGATTTTTACCTATGAGGAACTGTTGGTTGCAACCGATAATTTTAATGAATCAAGAGTACTCGGAGATGGTGGTTTTGGAGCTGTGTACTATG GTAAGCTTCTTGATGGTCAAGAAGTTGCTGTGAAGCGTTtatacgaaaataatttcaagcgGGTGGAGCAATTCATGAACGAAGTCGAGATCTTGTCAAAAATGGAACATGAGAACTTGGTCAAATTATACGGGTGCACCTCAAAACGAAGTAGAGAATTAGTCCTAGTTTACGAGTACATATCCAATGGCACAGTAGCTGATCATCTTCATGGTAAACTTTCAAACACAAGCTCAAGTTTATTTTCGTGGCCCGTGCGTCTCAACATTGCAATAGAAACGGCCGATGCACTTGCTCATCTTCACAAGTCAGACATCATTCACCGAGACGTAAAAACTAATAACATTCTTTTAGATAAAAGTTTCCGAGTGAAAGTTGCTGATTTTGGGTTGTCGAGATTGTTCCCGAACGATGCGACACATGTCTCAACGGCCCCACAAGGGACACCTGGCTATGTTGACCCCGAATACTACCAATGTTATCAGTTGACTGACAAAAGTGATGTTTATAGCTTTGGGGTGGTTTTAATTGAGCTCATTTCATCATTACAAGCCGTTGATACTAATAGACATAGGCTTGATATAAACTTGGCTAATATGGCTATGACCAAGATCCAAAACCATCAGCTGGATGAGTTGGTTGACAAGAGTATTGGGTTTGAGACGAATAGTTCGGTAAGGAGGATGGTGACATTGGTTGCTGAGCTGGCGTTTCGGTGTTTACAACAGCAGAAAGAAATGAGGCCGAGTATGAATGAAGTGTTGGAAGCATTAAGAGGAATTCAAAATGATCAGTTGAATGTTCAGAAACCGGAAGTTCTTGATATTGTGGTGGATGATGGTGGCCTGTTGAAGGATCATAATACAGAACCATCTTCGCCTAATTTTGGGATTACGAACAAATTGGTTGAAAGCTCTGTAACGAATTCCTCTGATGGAGTTTGA